A genomic segment from Hippoglossus stenolepis isolate QCI-W04-F060 chromosome 3, HSTE1.2, whole genome shotgun sequence encodes:
- the hipk1b gene encoding homeodomain-interacting protein kinase 1 isoform X4 has translation MSSQLQVFSPPSISSSAFCRVKKLKVESNVWDVSTTEAYSSIAGQSAYTFAPAMAVAPFAPSLVFPPSAPGSRGQVVVRAADSTGSLPRGSSRRVTEQATSSSYTHAETSSETRGHRHGQKRKMEEANEGSGSGCGSVQILEELSAPAATYSNRTGGGGGGGTGQSIPHSAPTTKSSSSNGEGDYQLVQHEILCSVSCSYEVLEFLGRGTFGQVAKCWKRGTNEIVAIKILKNHPSYARQGQIEVGILNRLSAENADEYNFVRSYECFQHKGHTCLVFEMLEQNLYDFLKHSKFSPLPLRHIRPILQQVATALMKLKSLGLIHADLKPENIMLVDPLRQPYKVKVIDFGSASHVSKAVCSTYLQSRYYRAPEIILGLPFCEAIDMWSLGCVIAELFLGWPLYPGASEYDQIRYISQTQGLPAEYLLSAGTKTSRFFNRGPDSSYPLWRLKTPSEHEMEMGIKSKEARKYIFNCLDDMMQVNLSSHLEGTDMLAEKADRREFIDLLKRMLRLDADKRITPTKTLGHPFVTMSHLMDYPHSSHVKSCFQNMEICKRRSAYDSGKSLYSTSAVPSAAAGNLTVTFSSQLNQHNQVPSAGGAVPLLNYQPALYQQATINIPGLAQQSVPIPTRPAGLCSQTEPFQQTLIVCPPSTIQGLQPSNKSSTFPVRMENSVPIVPQNQSAQSLQIQPSLLTQAWPTGTQQILIPSSWQQVPGVAIHSSAHQMNIAESPLKTLHSDAAIQQGQSWRGTTQARSQQERKKVKARRGENRNRGLSAASLLSSSGITPPSSSATLSQPIIISDTPSPAVSIITIHSDTDTEDERKFHPASVGLSQRTNVISCVTVHDSDSSTASPLTPLPRTLNPTNTVSSRQVKSLAVVAPSVKTQGSERGAASRGRLETVNYTKPKRSNRQPCSSGETMEYPLNLSQVQPVVSSSQERSGLAHSDSSLRRQQTFPPTISASHYNFPEVSALTSVSCPGPSLYTYPASTALSSASQAMEQLLGRGHSSHGHSPSTYAATYTSSSSSRRDSAGRRDSVSSLLHGLPTAYQHPFATGTPYVSVTPRAEAYSAYQLSPRRLTQYPFL, from the exons ATGAGCTCTCAGCTGCAGGTCTTCTCCCCCCCCTCGATCTCCTCCAGTGCCTTTTGCcgtgtgaagaagctgaaggtGGAGAGCAATGTTTGGGATGTGTCCACCACTGAAGCCTACAGCTCCATAGCAGGCCAGTCAGCATACACCTTCGCACCTGCAATGGCTGTGGCGCCCTTCGCACCATCCCTGGTCTTCCCCCCTTCAGCTCCTGGCTCCAGGGGTCAAGTGGTGGTGCGGGCAGCTGACAGCACTGGCAGTCTTCCCCGTGGTTCCAGTCGACGGGTCACTGAGCAGGCAACGTCCTCCTCTTACACTCATGCTGAGACATCCTCGGAAACGAGGGGGCACCGGCACGGGCAGAAGAGAAAAATGGAGGAGGCCAATGAAGGCAGTGGGAGTGGGTGTGGCAGTGTCCAAATATTAGAGGAGCTCTCAGCTCCTGCTGCAACTTACTCCAACCGTACAGGCGGCGGTGGAGGGGGGGGCACTGGCCAGTCGATACCCCACTCAGCTCCAACCACCAAAAGCAGTAGCTCCAATGGCGAAGGAGATTATCAGCTGGTGCAACatgagattctctgctcagtgtCTTGTAGCTATGAAGTGCTGGAGTTCCTAGGAAGAGGCACGTTTGGACAAGTAGCCAAATGTTGGAAGAGGGGCACCAATGAGATTGTGGCAATCAAGATCCTCAAAAACCATCCTTCATATGCTCGTCAGGGCCAAATTGAG GTAGGGATTCTGAACCGACTGAGTGCAGAGAACGCAGATGAGTATAACTTTGTGCGTTCGTATGAATGCTTCCAACATAAGGGCCACACCTGCCTGGTGTTTGAGATGCTGGAGCAGAACCTGTATGATTTTCTCAAGCACAGCAAGTTCAGCCCGCTCCCCCTTCGCCACATCAGACCCATCCTACAGCAG GTGGCTACAGCCCTAATGAAGTTAAAGAGCCTGGGTCTGATTCATGCAGACCTAAAGCCTGAGAACATCATGCTGGTCGACCCCCTCAGACAGCCCTACAAGGTGAAGGTCATTGACTTTGGCTCAGCAAGTCATGTGTCCAAGGCTGTTTGCTCCACCTACTTACAGTCCCGCTACTACAG GGCTCCAGAGATCATTTTGGGTTTGCCGTTCTGTGAGGCCATTGACATGTGGTCTTTAGGCTGTGTGATAGCTGAACTGTTTCTGGGTTGGCCTCTCTACCCTGGAGCCTCTGAGTATGACCAG ATTCGATACATCTCCCAGACTCAAGGCCTTCCAGCAGAGTACTTACTGAGCGCTGGCACTAAGACTAGCCGCTTCTTCAACAGAGGCCCTGACTCCAGCTACCCACTCTGGAGGCTGAAG ACCCCATCGGAGCATGAAATGGAGATGGGCATCAAGTCCAAGGAGGCCAGGAAGTATATCTTCAACTGTCTGGATGACATGATGCAG GTCAACCTGTCGTCTCATTTGGAGGGGACAGACATGTTGGCTGAGAAAGCTGATAGACGAGAGTTTATAGACCTCTTAAAGCGGATGCTCCGACTGGATGCAGACAAAAGAATCACACCTACAAAAACTCTGGGTCATCCCTTTGTCACGATGAGCCACCTCATGGATTATCCCCACAGCTCCCA TGTGAAGTCATGCTTTCAGAACATGGAGATCTGCAAGCGCCGGAGTGCCTACGACAGTGGCAAATCCTTGTACTCCACCAGTGCCGTCCCCAGTGCTGCAGCGGGCAACCTCACCGTTACCTTCAGTAGCCAACTCAACCAGCATAACCAG GTGCCTTCAGCGGGGGGAGCGGTGCCTTTGCTGAACTACCAGCCAGCTCTTTACCAGCAGGCGACCATCAACATTCCCGGGCTGGCGCAACAGAGTGTGCCGATTCCAACGCGTCCTGCTGGGCTGTGTAGCCAGACAGAGCCCTTCCAGCAGACTCTCATCGTCTGCCCACCCTCCACTATTCAAG GGCTACAGCCATCCAATAAGAGTTCCACTTTCCCTGTGAGGATGGAGAATTCTGTACCTATTGTACCTCAGAACCAATCTGCTCAGTCGCTGCAGATCCAGCCAAGTCTGCTCACCCAG GCCTGGCCCACTGGCACCCAACAAATCCTCATACCATCCTCATGGCAGCAGGTCCCAGGCGTGGCCATCCACAGCTCCGCCCACCAGATGAACATCGCAGAATCTCCCctcaaaacacttcactcaGATGCTGCCATACAACAGGGACAGAGCTGGAG GGGCACAACCCAAGCCAGGAgtcagcaggagaggaagaaggtgaAAGCCAGACGTGGAGAGAACAGAAACAG GGGTCTATCCGCAGCGTCGTTACTCAGCAGCAGTGGTATTACCCCACCAAGTTCCAGCGCCACATTGTCCCAGCCAATCATCATCTCTGACACACCCAGCCCAGCAGTCAGCATTATCACTATTCACAGTGACACCGACACTGAAGATGAGCGCAAGTTCCATCCTGCCAG CGTTGGTCTGAGCCAGCGTACTAATGTCATCAGCTGTGTGACGGTGCACGACTCTGACTCGTCCACAGCCAGCCCCCTGACTCCTCTGCCCCGCACGCTCAACCCAACGAACACCGTGTCATCACGCCAAGTCAAGTCTCTGGCAGTGGTGGCACCTTCTGTCAAAACCCAGGGCTCAGAGAGAGGAGCGGCCTCACGTGGACGCTTGGAGACTG TGAACTACACAAAGCCGAAGAGATCTAACCGACAACCGTGCAGTTCAGGGGAGACCATGGAGTACCCCCTCAACCTCAGCCAG GTTCAACCAGTGGTTTCTTCATCTCAGGAGCGTTCTGGGTTGGCTCACAGTGACTCATCTTTGCGTCGCCAGCAGACGTTCCCTCCCACCATCTCGGCCTCCCACTACAACTTCCCGGAAGTCTCAGCCCTGACGTCCGTCTCCTGCCCCGGCCCGAGTCTGTACACTTACCCAGCCTCCACCGCCCTCTCCTCAGCTTCTCAGGCCATGGAGCAGCTGCTTGGCCGTGGTCACAGCAGCCACGGACACTCCCCCTCCACCTATGCAGCAACATAcacctcatcctcttcctccaggaGAGACTCGGCCGGTCGCAGGGATTCCGTCAGTAGTCTGCTGCACGGCCTCCCCACAGCCTACCAGCATCCGTTCGCCACTGGGACCCCCTACGTTAGCGTGACGCCCCGGGCTGAGGCTTACAGTGCCTACCAGCTGAGTCCCAGGCGGCTCACACAGTACCCGTTCCTATAG